From Bacillus cereus group sp. RP43, the proteins below share one genomic window:
- a CDS encoding ATP-binding protein, with product MSFFQYIKDKRFFFILYFILMLFVSLIMVVNDSRHLVIQNLLYTHVICFLSVSLYITIGYYYRRSFYLELNDLIENQKEDFPVEMLEPQNYEQALYVKMIKIVRDKHSKQLQKLIHEKLDHQDFIMSWVHEVKLPIAASSLLIENSTGKTVDFLIDKFEDELNKIDNYVEQALYYSRIDSFSKDYFITDVQLDQVIKQSVKKYAKIFISKRIHFHMEEAQKFVQSDSKWLAFIIDQITANALKYVNEGGEVFFRFEEDNEEKRLIIQDTGIGIKQEDIHRVFERGFTGFTGRTHTKSTGMGLYLAKQMVLKLGHDISIQSQEGKYTRVTIHFPKIRNYYQLL from the coding sequence ATGAGTTTTTTTCAATATATAAAAGATAAACGATTCTTTTTCATACTGTACTTCATATTAATGTTGTTTGTTTCATTAATTATGGTTGTAAACGATAGTCGGCATCTCGTTATTCAAAATCTGCTCTATACTCACGTTATTTGTTTTCTCTCCGTAAGTCTGTATATTACTATTGGATATTATTACCGGAGGTCTTTTTACCTAGAACTAAATGATTTAATTGAGAATCAGAAGGAAGACTTTCCTGTAGAAATGCTTGAGCCACAAAATTATGAACAAGCTTTATATGTCAAAATGATAAAAATAGTACGGGACAAGCATTCTAAGCAACTTCAAAAGTTGATTCACGAGAAATTGGATCACCAAGATTTTATTATGTCCTGGGTTCACGAGGTAAAGCTTCCAATTGCCGCAAGTAGTTTACTTATTGAAAACAGTACGGGAAAAACAGTAGATTTTCTTATAGATAAGTTTGAAGACGAGCTGAACAAAATTGATAATTACGTGGAACAGGCTCTTTACTATTCACGGATTGACTCATTTTCTAAAGACTATTTCATTACAGATGTGCAGCTGGATCAAGTCATTAAACAAAGTGTAAAGAAATATGCCAAAATCTTTATCTCGAAACGAATTCACTTTCATATGGAGGAAGCTCAGAAATTCGTACAAAGCGATAGTAAATGGCTTGCATTTATCATAGACCAAATTACAGCAAATGCTTTAAAGTATGTAAATGAAGGTGGAGAAGTTTTTTTCCGTTTTGAGGAAGATAATGAAGAAAAACGATTGATCATTCAAGATACAGGCATTGGGATAAAGCAAGAAGATATACACCGTGTATTCGAAAGAGGATTCACAGGTTTTACTGGAAGAACCCATACAAAATCTACTGGGATGGGACTGTATCTTGCAAAACAAATGGTTTTGAAATTGGGACATGATATTTCTATTCAATCACAAGAAGGAAAGTATACAAGAGTTACCATCCATTTCCCCAAAATAAGAAATTACTATCAATTGCTGTGA
- a CDS encoding TetR family transcriptional regulator yields MARTREFDEDQVLDLAMQLFWEKGYEATSLSDLTSRMGIQRPSIYSAFGDKKELFEAALRRYTMSRASDTRTRLQSHSSVKEAFSIFFADVVNEEYAGDLSKGCFCINTMVELAPHDERFEILTREHQMYLAVIFQETIERGIQSGELEVNTDAKSLAQALIVALIGLTVMMKSRPQRSFVDNVIAATLTLLK; encoded by the coding sequence ATGGCAAGAACCCGCGAATTTGATGAGGATCAAGTTTTAGATTTAGCAATGCAGTTATTTTGGGAGAAGGGCTATGAGGCTACCTCATTAAGTGATCTTACTTCTAGAATGGGCATTCAACGCCCTAGTATTTATTCGGCTTTTGGAGATAAGAAAGAATTGTTTGAAGCCGCACTTCGCAGATATACAATGTCTCGGGCCTCTGATACACGAACTAGGCTTCAAAGTCACTCCTCTGTAAAAGAGGCATTTTCTATTTTCTTTGCCGATGTCGTCAATGAAGAATACGCAGGAGATCTTAGTAAAGGTTGTTTTTGTATCAATACAATGGTTGAACTAGCACCTCATGATGAGCGATTTGAAATTTTGACCAGAGAACATCAAATGTACCTCGCCGTCATTTTTCAGGAGACGATCGAACGTGGAATCCAATCAGGTGAGCTGGAAGTCAACACAGATGCAAAGTCTTTGGCACAGGCACTGATTGTAGCGTTAATCGGCCTAACGGTTATGATGAAATCTCGCCCCCAACGTTCATTTGTCGACAATGTAATAGCAGCGACGCTCACATTACTTAAGTGA
- a CDS encoding MFS transporter, giving the protein MCKTETNLENDPLYTKISDKSSITKPNLNQQPSMSHALALLFATACGMSVANIYFAQPLLDQLSNEFGIDHSIIGVVITITQIFYGLGLLLLVPLGDLLNQRRLIVGQMLLSTTALVIVGTAFSSMVLFAGMALVGLLAVVTQTLVAFAATIASPTERGRVVGVVTSGIVIGILLARTFAGILTDLAGWRSVYLFSAALMLLMVFMFLKLLPNVEREVKSLSYPQLIRSVLALFIQERTLRVRSVLAMLIFADFSILWTSLVLPLSTPPIALSHSAIGAFGLVGVAGALAAARAGKLADQGYGQRTTGIALALLLISWLFISYIEQSLIALVIGIVLLDLAVQAIHVTNQTMILPLHTEARSRLTAGYMVFYSIGSAGGSIASTQIYAYFGWGGVSLLGASVSAFALLFWAMTRRVKI; this is encoded by the coding sequence ATGTGCAAAACAGAGACAAATCTAGAAAATGATCCACTCTACACTAAGATAAGTGATAAATCTTCCATAACAAAACCTAATTTGAATCAACAGCCATCCATGTCTCATGCTTTGGCATTATTGTTTGCGACTGCCTGTGGAATGTCTGTTGCCAATATTTACTTTGCACAGCCGTTGCTTGATCAACTATCTAATGAGTTTGGTATTGACCATTCCATTATTGGTGTTGTTATTACCATTACACAGATTTTTTATGGATTGGGCTTACTACTACTCGTACCGCTTGGAGATTTGTTAAACCAGCGACGTCTAATTGTTGGTCAGATGCTATTATCTACAACAGCTCTGGTTATAGTTGGTACTGCCTTCTCTAGCATGGTACTTTTCGCAGGTATGGCTTTGGTGGGTCTGCTTGCCGTTGTGACACAGACTCTCGTGGCGTTTGCAGCGACCATCGCTTCCCCTACAGAACGAGGACGTGTCGTTGGCGTTGTAACAAGTGGGATAGTCATTGGCATACTTCTCGCACGGACTTTTGCTGGTATATTAACAGATCTTGCGGGGTGGCGTTCCGTATATCTATTTTCTGCTGCGCTCATGCTTTTGATGGTTTTTATGTTTTTAAAGTTGTTGCCCAATGTTGAGCGCGAGGTAAAATCGCTATCCTATCCTCAGTTGATTAGATCGGTGCTTGCTTTGTTTATTCAAGAACGAACGTTACGCGTTCGCTCCGTTCTAGCCATGCTGATTTTTGCTGATTTCAGCATTTTGTGGACTTCATTAGTACTGCCACTTAGCACACCGCCAATTGCTCTATCTCATAGTGCAATTGGCGCATTCGGTCTTGTAGGTGTGGCTGGAGCCTTAGCTGCGGCACGGGCAGGGAAATTGGCCGATCAAGGTTACGGACAACGAACGACAGGTATTGCTTTAGCTCTATTATTGATTTCATGGTTGTTCATCAGTTATATAGAGCAGTCATTAATCGCATTAGTGATAGGGATAGTTCTACTTGATTTGGCCGTACAGGCAATACATGTCACGAATCAAACCATGATCCTTCCATTGCATACAGAAGCACGGAGTCGACTTACTGCTGGATATATGGTGTTTTATTCTATCGGCAGTGCTGGTGGTTCAATTGCTTCGACTCAAATATACGCATACTTTGGCTGGGGAGGGGTTTCCTTACTCGGAGCATCTGTCAGTGCTTTCGCTCTTCTTTTTTGGGCTATGACCAGACGGGTTAAGATTTAA
- a CDS encoding Atu2307/SP_0267 family LLM class monooxygenase, translating to MEIGITSFVETKPDVHSGEVISHAQRLREVVEEIVLADQVGLDVFGVGEHHRKDYAASSPAMVLSAAAPQTKKIRLASAVTVLSSADPVRVFQDFSTLDGISNGRAEIMAGRGSFIESFPLFGYNLKDYEELFEEHLDLLLKIRQSEKVTWEGGHRPAINNLGVYPRPVQNPLPIWVGSGGNQESAIRAGFLGLPLMLAIIGGSPMHFARIVQLYKKAAAHAGHDVSKLQVGSHSIGFVGENTELAADTFFPSTQAGMNKLGKERGWPYYDRSSFDAARSFEGALYVGDPDTVAEKIIHLRKHVGITRFMMYVPLSTMPHDQVMRSIELLGTEVAPRVREEIAKWEAEGEPETHLFR from the coding sequence ATGGAAATAGGTATTACGTCTTTTGTAGAAACGAAACCAGATGTACATAGTGGTGAAGTGATAAGTCACGCACAGCGATTGCGTGAAGTTGTTGAAGAAATCGTTCTTGCTGATCAAGTAGGACTTGATGTGTTTGGTGTTGGTGAGCACCATAGGAAGGATTATGCAGCATCCTCTCCAGCGATGGTTCTATCAGCGGCGGCACCACAAACGAAAAAGATACGGCTTGCGAGTGCAGTAACCGTGCTTTCTTCAGCTGATCCTGTGCGCGTTTTTCAGGATTTTTCTACACTGGATGGCATTTCAAATGGACGCGCAGAGATTATGGCGGGTCGTGGTTCCTTTATCGAATCTTTTCCATTGTTTGGCTATAACTTGAAGGACTATGAAGAACTTTTTGAAGAACATTTGGACCTACTGCTCAAAATACGTCAGTCCGAAAAAGTGACTTGGGAAGGCGGACATCGACCAGCAATCAATAATTTAGGTGTGTATCCAAGACCTGTTCAAAATCCTTTACCGATATGGGTTGGTAGCGGTGGAAATCAGGAGTCTGCTATCCGTGCCGGTTTTCTGGGATTACCACTTATGCTGGCGATTATTGGTGGTAGCCCAATGCACTTTGCACGAATTGTACAGCTATATAAGAAAGCGGCGGCTCACGCTGGTCATGATGTATCAAAACTTCAGGTGGGATCTCATTCGATTGGATTTGTTGGAGAGAATACGGAATTGGCAGCAGATACATTTTTCCCGTCCACTCAGGCAGGCATGAATAAACTTGGCAAAGAGCGGGGTTGGCCTTATTATGATCGTTCCAGCTTTGATGCTGCACGAAGTTTTGAAGGGGCGTTGTATGTTGGTGATCCAGATACAGTCGCCGAAAAAATCATACATCTTCGTAAGCATGTAGGGATTACACGCTTTATGATGTATGTACCATTAAGTACCATGCCACATGATCAAGTCATGCGTTCCATAGAATTGCTTGGAACAGAAGTTGCCCCTCGTGTACGAGAGGAAATTGCCAAATGGGAAGCTGAAGGAGAACCGGAGACACATCTATTCCGTTAA
- a CDS encoding alpha/beta hydrolase fold domain-containing protein — protein MKIDSRVLPELKQAFSQFPGFQLEENLESSRSLLSNPHLEKSELVHMTKRMIPRAAGEMLVKVYEPVENNLDKLPAMLWIHGGGYVMGHPDMDDVLCERFVQTAKCVVVSVDYRLAPEHPYPAAIEDCYAGLVWMTNEADSLGIDVNRVAIAGASGGGGLTAALALMARDKGGPSIIFQMPLYPMLDNRNITPSSYEITEDHATWNRANNLTAWSMYLGKEKDSNELSPYAVPSRAENLAGLPPTYTCVGQLDLFRDETIEYVTRLAQAGVDVEFHLYPGCFHCFEVFVPEAVVSQRASQNYFDAMARALHP, from the coding sequence ATGAAAATTGACAGTCGAGTATTACCAGAATTAAAACAGGCTTTCTCACAATTTCCAGGCTTTCAATTAGAGGAGAATTTAGAGTCGAGTCGAAGTCTCTTGTCGAATCCACATTTAGAAAAATCAGAACTTGTACACATGACCAAGCGAATGATTCCTCGCGCTGCCGGCGAGATGTTAGTTAAAGTTTACGAACCCGTTGAGAACAATCTTGATAAACTTCCAGCTATGCTGTGGATTCACGGTGGCGGATACGTAATGGGACACCCCGATATGGACGATGTTTTGTGTGAACGCTTTGTTCAGACTGCTAAATGCGTTGTTGTGTCTGTCGATTATCGACTTGCTCCCGAACATCCTTATCCAGCGGCTATCGAAGATTGTTATGCAGGCTTGGTTTGGATGACAAATGAGGCAGACTCGCTAGGCATTGATGTGAATCGAGTTGCGATCGCCGGTGCAAGTGGAGGCGGTGGACTAACAGCAGCGCTTGCGTTAATGGCTCGGGATAAAGGAGGTCCGTCTATTATATTCCAGATGCCGCTGTATCCGATGCTTGACAACCGCAACATAACACCATCAAGCTATGAGATTACAGAAGACCACGCAACATGGAATAGAGCAAACAATTTGACGGCTTGGAGTATGTACTTGGGCAAGGAGAAAGATTCCAACGAGCTATCTCCCTATGCTGTACCTTCGAGAGCAGAAAACTTAGCCGGGCTACCGCCAACTTATACATGTGTAGGTCAACTCGATTTATTTCGAGATGAAACCATTGAATATGTAACACGACTTGCACAAGCAGGAGTAGACGTTGAATTTCACCTCTACCCCGGCTGCTTCCATTGCTTTGAAGTATTTGTGCCTGAAGCCGTAGTAAGTCAGCGTGCCAGTCAGAATTATTTTGATGCTATGGCACGGGCACTTCATCCATAA
- a CDS encoding DDE-type integrase/transposase/recombinase has translation MLLTVRWYLRYNLSFRNLVEMMEERGLSIAHTTIMRWVHQYGPQLEEKHMPEGIQLRQVRYLNNIVEQDHRFIKKRVCSMLGFKSFKTATSILSGVEAMHMMKKGQLHRQVKSIQNEVEFVHNLFGITS, from the coding sequence ATCTTATTAACAGTAAGGTGGTACCTACGGTACAATTTGAGCTTTCGTAACCTGGTGGAAATGATGGAGGAAAGAGGATTATCAATTGCTCACACAACGATTATGCGCTGGGTTCATCAATATGGACCTCAATTAGAAGAGAAACATATGCCTGAAGGCATACAACTAAGACAAGTTAGATATCTCAATAATATAGTGGAACAGGATCATCGTTTTATTAAGAAACGCGTGTGTTCTATGTTGGGGTTCAAGTCATTTAAAACAGCAACCTCTATATTGAGTGGTGTTGAAGCCATGCATATGATGAAAAAAGGACAACTTCACCGACAGGTGAAGTCTATCCAAAACGAAGTTGAATTTGTACATAACTTGTTTGGAATTACATCATAA